In a genomic window of Dermacentor albipictus isolate Rhodes 1998 colony unplaced genomic scaffold, USDA_Dalb.pri_finalv2 scaffold_18, whole genome shotgun sequence:
- the NC2beta gene encoding protein Dr1, with protein sequence MNSRHTEVALKKEAASAEDEDLTIPRAAMNKMIKELLPNVRIANEARELILACCTEFIHHLSTEANDICNRQQKKTISADHVLGALDSLGFGAYRQDAEAVLKDCKAVAAKRRRQSTRLENLGIPEEELLRQQQELFAQARQQQAELAQQEWTQMQQVAQQQLQLQQRQAQDEDEY encoded by the exons AGGCGGCAAGTGCCGAGGATGAGGACCTGACAATCCCGCgtgctgccatgaacaagatGATCAAGGAGCTGCTCCCTAATGTGCGCATTGCGAATGAGGCACGTGAGCTTATCTTGGCCTGCTGCACCGAGTTCATCCATCACCTTTCCACCGAGGCCAACGACATCTGCAACCGGCAACAGAAGAAGACCATTTCTGCAGACCACGTGCTGGGTG CCCTGGACAGCCTGGGCTTTGGTGCATACCGGCAAGACGCTGAGGCAGTGCTCAAGGACTGCAAAGCAGTGGCAGCCAAGCGGCGCCGCCAGAGCACGCGCCTCGAGAACCTGGGCATCCCTGAGGAAGAGCTGCTCCGGCAGCAGCAGGAACTCTTTGCACAG GCCCGGCAACAACAAGCTGAGCTGGCCCAGCAGGAGTGGACTCAGATGCAGCAAGTGGCACAGCAGCAACTTCAACTGCAGCAGCGCCAGGCCCAGGATGAGGACGAGTACTGA